Proteins found in one Populus alba chromosome 14, ASM523922v2, whole genome shotgun sequence genomic segment:
- the LOC118061472 gene encoding NAD(P)H-quinone oxidoreductase subunit M, chloroplastic: MLQRIRFLAMAATSSYIAGAKFSMLGWLGGRRELRRRRLISVLAQQRAEVQGSQEVDAQEEKELEQEKVKQPTQPRPVEPQVNVKSKNMSREYGGQWLSSVTRHVRIYAAYIDPETCEFDQTQMDKLTLILDPTDEFVWTEESCHKVYSYFQELVDHYEGAPLTEYTLRLIGSDIEHYIRKLLYDGEIKYNMNARVLNFSMGKPRILFNNDGQLEDVQS, from the exons ATGCTACAGCGCATTAGATTTTTAGCAATGGCAGCAACTTCCTCTTACATAGCTGGTGCAAAGTTCTCTATGTTGGGTTGGCTTGGAGGCAGAAGAGAACTGAGAAGGAGACGCCTAATCTCTGTTTTAGCTCAGCAGCGAGCTGAAGTCCAAGGATCACAGGAAGTAGATgcacaagaagaaaaagagcTAGAACAGGAGAAAGTGAAGCAACCAACGCAACCAAGACCAGTGGAACCACAAGTGAACGTGAAGAGCAAGAACATGAGCAGGGAATATGGAGGGCAGTGGCTCAGCAGCGTCACACGGCACGTGAGGATCTATGCTGCCTACATTGACCCAGAAACTTGTGAGTTCGATCAAACTCAGATGGATAAGCTCACCCTTATCCTTGATCCTACAGATGAGTTCGTTTGGACAGAAGAGAGTTGCCATAAGGTTTACTCCTACTTCCAGGAGCTTGTGGATCACTACGAG GGTGCCCCGTTGACAGAATACACACTGCGACTGATTGGTTCGGATATAGAGCACTACATAAGGAAGCTGCTGTATGATGGAGAAATCAAATACAACATGAATGCAAGGGTCCTGAATTTCAGCATGGGGAAACCACGCATTCTATTTAACAATGATGGCCAGCTGGAAGATGTACAATCATAA